In Zunongwangia profunda SM-A87, the following proteins share a genomic window:
- a CDS encoding amidohydrolase/deacetylase family metallohydrolase: MFKTYFFKYTVVILTLLCGSPHVFSQEYDLLLKGGTVIDPKNKIERKTLDIAIKNDTIVAVKTNINTSSAKKTVDLKGYYVSPGIIDLHTHNFYGTKENHYLSDGFLALPPDGFTFRNGVTTVVDAGSPGWKNFEIFKNNVIDHSETRVLSFLNIVGEGMRGGVWEQDLQDMNAKMTALTIQQHPELVGIKVAHYSGAEWTPIQRAVEAGEIADVPVMIDFGGHQPPLSLTRLFMEELRPGDIFTHMYANLSSVRMTILDPTTGKLYDYATKGREKGIIFDVGHGGGSFAFAQAIPAIDEDFFPDTISTDLHAESMNGGMKDMLNVMSKFLNLNMSLEQVINASTWKPAQVIHHEELGNLSEGSIADIAVLSLLDGEFGFIDSSGKKMTGDKKLQCEMTVRAGKIVYDLNGLASPEWDSNL; the protein is encoded by the coding sequence ATGTTTAAAACATATTTTTTTAAGTACACGGTAGTTATTCTCACACTACTGTGCGGATCCCCTCATGTCTTTTCGCAAGAATACGACCTGTTATTAAAGGGCGGAACTGTAATCGATCCTAAGAATAAAATTGAGCGTAAAACGCTGGATATCGCTATCAAAAATGATACGATTGTTGCGGTAAAAACGAATATCAATACCAGTTCAGCTAAGAAAACTGTAGACTTAAAAGGCTATTATGTAAGTCCGGGAATTATTGACCTTCACACCCATAATTTCTACGGAACCAAAGAAAATCATTACCTCTCTGACGGGTTTTTAGCACTCCCCCCCGATGGATTTACCTTTAGAAACGGAGTGACTACCGTTGTTGATGCCGGAAGCCCCGGATGGAAAAACTTTGAGATCTTTAAGAATAACGTGATTGATCATTCTGAAACCAGGGTGTTATCATTTCTTAATATTGTTGGAGAAGGCATGCGTGGTGGTGTTTGGGAACAGGATTTACAGGACATGAATGCTAAAATGACGGCCTTAACCATCCAGCAACATCCTGAACTAGTTGGAATTAAAGTCGCGCATTATTCGGGAGCCGAATGGACGCCTATACAAAGAGCCGTGGAAGCCGGGGAGATTGCTGATGTTCCGGTAATGATCGATTTTGGCGGGCATCAACCTCCCCTCTCTTTAACTCGTTTGTTCATGGAGGAGCTTCGTCCGGGAGATATTTTCACTCATATGTATGCTAATCTCTCTAGCGTAAGAATGACGATTCTTGATCCTACTACGGGTAAATTGTACGACTATGCTACTAAAGGCCGTGAAAAAGGAATCATTTTCGATGTTGGTCACGGCGGTGGTAGTTTTGCATTTGCACAGGCAATACCAGCTATAGACGAAGATTTCTTTCCAGATACCATTAGTACCGATTTGCATGCGGAGAGTATGAACGGCGGAATGAAAGACATGCTTAATGTGATGTCTAAATTTCTAAACCTAAATATGTCACTGGAACAGGTAATTAATGCCTCTACATGGAAACCGGCCCAGGTCATTCATCATGAAGAACTAGGAAACCTATCTGAAGGTAGTATAGCCGATATCGCGGTTTTATCATTACTGGATGGCGAATTTGGATTTATCGATAGCAGTGGTAAAAAGATGACAGGTGATAAAAAGCTGCAATGTGAAATGACGGTTCGTGCTGGTAAAATCGTTTACGACCTAAACGGGCTGGCCAGCCCGGAATGGGATAGTAACCTTTAA
- a CDS encoding RidA family protein, producing MKNQRRSAIRKIAASVFGLTGLAAFGKNLNTKNLSEDQSSNNIIRNTDEDSDQEVPLFSSSVVHNGLVYIAGKGAHFEGDIKDHTKHVLEELKKELEKAGSSMEKVLKVNVYLNDLNDYKAMNEVYLGKFGKNPPVRTTVAVYGGVPGNSLVEIDCIAALK from the coding sequence ATGAAAAATCAACGTAGAAGCGCAATCAGAAAAATAGCTGCATCAGTTTTTGGATTAACAGGATTAGCCGCCTTTGGTAAAAATTTAAATACCAAAAATTTATCCGAAGACCAGTCTTCAAACAACATTATTAGAAATACTGATGAAGATTCAGATCAGGAGGTGCCATTATTCTCTAGTTCTGTAGTTCATAATGGTCTTGTTTATATCGCAGGAAAAGGAGCTCATTTTGAGGGAGATATTAAAGATCATACCAAACATGTTTTAGAGGAATTGAAAAAAGAGCTTGAAAAAGCAGGTTCTTCCATGGAAAAAGTGCTTAAGGTAAATGTATACCTCAACGACCTTAACGACTACAAAGCCATGAATGAAGTGTACCTTGGAAAGTTTGGTAAAAACCCTCCTGTGCGCACTACGGTAGCTGTTTACGGAGGTGTACCGGGGAATTCTCTGGTAGAAATCGATTGTATAGCAGCATTAAAATAA
- a CDS encoding aminotransferase class V-fold PLP-dependent enzyme, which yields MKRRDILKSIPIMTLAAGIPGSIYKYDAFGKIKYAKKSIDYFEELGVDKVINASATMTWLSGSLMLPEVLEAINSTAHDFADMYQLQDKAGIKIAEMLNCEAAMVTSGAACALVLGTAAAITGFDSEKRKLIPNLPGKRPEVIMQTNHRYVFDQAITTTGAKIIEVDNEEEMHKAFNKNTVMALFFNAAESWYGIKNNISHEKFVAICKDHNVPSFIDAAADVPPVENLFKYQKMGFDMVTFSGGKMIRGPQSAGLLFGKASLIEAAKLNYSPHEAPIGRPMKVNKEEIFGMYAALKSYLEKDHDKEWQQWMDRTAKISAILDQMEGVETKVVIPQGPANVFPTLDVIWDTDKFKISGSQLYDKLKAGTPSIVTSKTIKNNMEFINVGVVLLQPVQVSLVANQIKKALKSSI from the coding sequence ATGAAAAGAAGAGATATTTTAAAAAGTATTCCAATAATGACACTGGCTGCTGGTATACCGGGTTCCATATATAAATACGATGCCTTCGGGAAAATCAAATACGCTAAAAAAAGTATTGATTATTTTGAAGAGTTAGGAGTAGATAAAGTAATCAACGCCTCTGCAACGATGACCTGGCTTTCAGGTTCGCTTATGTTACCGGAAGTATTGGAAGCTATCAATTCTACCGCTCATGATTTTGCAGATATGTACCAGTTACAAGATAAGGCGGGAATTAAAATTGCGGAAATGCTAAACTGCGAAGCGGCTATGGTAACATCGGGTGCTGCATGTGCACTAGTACTGGGGACTGCGGCGGCCATCACAGGTTTCGATTCAGAAAAACGAAAACTCATACCTAATCTTCCCGGGAAGCGTCCTGAAGTAATTATGCAGACCAATCATCGTTATGTTTTCGACCAGGCCATTACCACTACAGGTGCAAAAATTATCGAAGTTGATAACGAAGAAGAAATGCATAAAGCCTTCAATAAAAATACGGTGATGGCACTTTTCTTTAATGCTGCGGAGTCCTGGTATGGCATAAAAAATAATATTTCGCACGAAAAGTTTGTGGCTATTTGTAAAGACCATAATGTACCATCATTTATTGATGCTGCTGCTGATGTTCCACCGGTAGAAAACCTCTTCAAATATCAAAAAATGGGCTTCGATATGGTGACTTTTTCAGGAGGAAAAATGATTAGGGGTCCCCAAAGTGCAGGCCTACTTTTTGGTAAAGCTTCTCTTATCGAAGCTGCGAAGTTAAATTACAGTCCACATGAAGCACCTATAGGTCGTCCAATGAAAGTAAACAAAGAAGAAATTTTTGGAATGTATGCAGCTTTAAAAAGTTATCTGGAAAAAGATCATGATAAAGAATGGCAGCAATGGATGGATCGTACTGCCAAAATTAGTGCCATCCTAGATCAAATGGAAGGTGTTGAAACCAAAGTAGTCATTCCACAAGGTCCTGCAAATGTATTCCCCACCCTTGATGTTATCTGGGATACCGATAAATTCAAGATTAGCGGTTCTCAACTATACGATAAATTAAAGGCTGGTACTCCCAGTATTGTAACCAGTAAGACTATCAAAAATAATATGGAATTTATAAATGTAGGGGTCGTTTTACTTCAACCTGTGCAGGTTTCTTTAGTCGCTAATCAGATAAAAAAAGCATTGAAATCTTCAATTTAA
- a CDS encoding aminotransferase class V-fold PLP-dependent enzyme, with the protein MTSRRNLIKSLSLLPLAGVLKPDFFVKKNAASEPTKAAKRDYFKELGVRTFINAAGTYTFMTGSLMREEVKDAYMATSYDFVNYHELQDKVGARLAELLKCEAATVTSGAAAAITLGTAGTLTGLDAEKAGMLPHLEGTGMKTEVIMQRKHAIEYAQAIENCGVKVVYVDTAKELEKAINKNTAMYYFVNFLNYEGEIQWQEVLDICQKNGVPTMIDCAADVPPVENLFRFQQMGFDMVCFSGGKGLRGPQSAGILMGKKKYIDAARLNAPPFGDTIGRGMKVNKEEIVGMLAAVEDFLSRDHEADWNLWEGQINLVQNAVKDFEGMTTEIKVPELANVVPTLHLNWDTSKIKISGDQLKEAMRNGHPSIEIAGGGKNTVSITTWMLKPGQERVVASRLNEILTQKIT; encoded by the coding sequence ATGACATCCAGAAGAAATTTAATAAAATCACTTTCCCTGCTGCCACTGGCAGGAGTTTTAAAGCCAGATTTCTTTGTTAAAAAGAATGCTGCTTCAGAACCTACTAAAGCGGCAAAGAGAGATTATTTTAAAGAACTTGGCGTAAGGACTTTTATCAATGCTGCCGGAACCTATACGTTTATGACGGGTTCCTTAATGCGTGAAGAGGTAAAGGACGCTTATATGGCGACCTCTTATGATTTTGTAAATTATCATGAATTACAAGATAAAGTAGGCGCTCGACTTGCTGAATTATTAAAATGTGAGGCTGCAACAGTAACATCTGGTGCAGCCGCCGCAATAACATTGGGAACAGCTGGAACTTTAACCGGTCTGGATGCTGAAAAAGCAGGAATGCTACCCCATCTTGAAGGTACCGGCATGAAAACCGAAGTGATCATGCAACGTAAACATGCCATCGAATATGCCCAGGCTATAGAAAATTGTGGCGTTAAAGTAGTATATGTAGATACTGCAAAGGAGCTGGAAAAAGCGATCAATAAAAATACAGCCATGTATTACTTTGTTAATTTTCTTAATTACGAAGGCGAGATCCAGTGGCAGGAGGTATTAGATATTTGCCAAAAAAATGGAGTGCCCACTATGATCGATTGTGCTGCCGATGTCCCTCCCGTAGAAAATCTTTTCAGATTTCAGCAAATGGGATTCGATATGGTTTGTTTCTCTGGTGGCAAAGGGCTTAGAGGGCCGCAAAGTGCCGGTATTTTAATGGGTAAGAAAAAATATATTGATGCCGCCCGGCTAAATGCACCGCCATTTGGAGATACTATTGGTCGCGGGATGAAGGTAAATAAAGAAGAAATTGTAGGTATGCTTGCCGCAGTTGAAGACTTTCTTTCAAGAGATCATGAAGCCGATTGGAATCTTTGGGAAGGCCAGATAAACCTTGTTCAAAATGCAGTGAAAGATTTTGAAGGTATGACCACCGAAATTAAAGTACCAGAACTGGCAAATGTTGTCCCGACGCTCCACCTCAACTGGGATACTTCAAAAATTAAGATCTCCGGCGACCAGTTAAAAGAAGCGATGAGAAATGGTCATCCCTCTATAGAAATTGCCGGTGGCGGAAAGAACACTGTGAGTATTACCACCTGGATGCTTAAACCTGGGCAGGAAAGAGTCGTTGCCTCAAGACTGAATGAAATTCTAACGCAAAAAATCACCTAA
- a CDS encoding RraA family protein — MKIRKPESYILIIFCFIGLHVVHAQQIAKEELIYLTDTWKGERFDDGRPKIPADLIERAKGISIDVAWQILDNEGYASQYEGEWKSINDQPVVGRAVTAMFLPSRPDIEKQIKTRGHEQGFKGNTNSWPIAKLTEGDIYVADAFGKTLQGTLIGDNLGNAIYSKTKRGVVFYGSSRDLEGLSKIEGFNAFVKNWNPTYLKNVMLAGLNTPIKIGRAIVMPGDLVLAKKEGVIFIPAHLVEKVVLTAEFIDLRDEFGHEMLSKGIYESGEIDNEWTSTIKDRFLKWIKNNGNSVPMTQEELNHFLNKRTW; from the coding sequence ATGAAAATTAGAAAACCGGAGTCTTATATCCTTATCATTTTTTGCTTTATAGGCTTACATGTAGTACATGCTCAGCAAATTGCCAAAGAAGAGCTTATATACCTCACCGATACGTGGAAAGGGGAACGTTTTGACGATGGACGCCCTAAAATCCCGGCAGATCTTATCGAACGTGCAAAGGGCATTTCTATAGACGTAGCCTGGCAGATTCTGGATAATGAGGGATATGCTTCGCAATACGAAGGGGAATGGAAAAGCATTAATGACCAGCCGGTGGTTGGTAGAGCAGTAACAGCAATGTTTTTGCCTAGTCGCCCGGATATTGAGAAGCAAATAAAAACCCGAGGACATGAACAGGGGTTTAAAGGAAACACAAACTCCTGGCCCATCGCTAAATTAACCGAAGGTGATATTTATGTTGCCGATGCTTTTGGGAAGACACTACAAGGAACTTTGATAGGTGATAATCTGGGAAATGCCATTTATTCTAAAACAAAAAGAGGGGTTGTATTTTATGGATCTTCAAGAGATTTAGAAGGTCTATCCAAAATCGAAGGTTTTAATGCATTTGTTAAAAATTGGAACCCTACCTACTTAAAAAATGTGATGCTGGCAGGATTAAATACTCCAATAAAAATTGGGAGGGCAATTGTAATGCCCGGGGATTTAGTCTTAGCCAAAAAAGAAGGTGTCATTTTTATTCCGGCGCATTTGGTAGAGAAAGTAGTTCTAACAGCTGAATTTATTGATTTAAGAGATGAATTTGGTCATGAAATGCTCTCTAAAGGAATTTACGAATCTGGCGAGATTGATAATGAATGGACATCCACTATCAAAGATCGTTTTCTTAAATGGATTAAAAATAATGGTAATAGTGTTCCTATGACACAGGAAGAACTGAACCATTTTTTAAACAAGCGTACCTGGTAA
- a CDS encoding SusD/RagB family nutrient-binding outer membrane lipoprotein yields the protein MKTIYTKFTYLFVIVSTLFISCDDGFEEENTNPDASNQVDPEYMFTKAIYDALNNSTGTVYEFGAGGFVQHFATYLEVPGLGDKYLYISGSYPYAFFNGAYLDAINEIDKIIYATEGVEGLSNQNAIAQIWKVYTYHRLTDLYGMVPYTEATTAFSEANYSPVYDTQEAIYMDMLNTLQSASGSLDANQPSFGNGDLIYNGNVDQWSRFANSLMLRLAMRLTKVNPTLAEEWAQKAISAGIIAEPSNNAIIDYPGGQVINSNPIAFQLRNNNYSESNQGSSNTEGGKFADTFISYLKENNDPRLSSFAAVWVNGSQKTDPELQQGMPNGLVNRPENFPGLSEPNLNTLLSLNSSLMVLGSAEMNLLLAEASARGWTSGDAQSYYLEGIRDAMNSLEGLYGNEAAVSEEEVNTYIASQSLTGSLEEQMETIHTQFWVSVFPDEIEVYSNWRRTGYPELTPVNVTGNLTGGTIPRRLTYPPSEISVNTENYEAAVSQQGLDLFTTRVWWDVEQ from the coding sequence ATGAAAACTATATATACTAAATTCACATACTTATTCGTAATAGTTTCTACTTTATTCATAAGCTGCGATGACGGTTTTGAAGAGGAAAACACCAATCCGGATGCCTCTAATCAGGTAGATCCTGAGTATATGTTCACTAAAGCTATTTACGATGCTTTAAATAATAGTACAGGAACAGTTTACGAATTTGGTGCAGGAGGATTTGTTCAGCATTTCGCAACCTATCTTGAGGTGCCGGGATTAGGTGATAAATACCTGTACATTTCAGGAAGTTATCCGTACGCTTTTTTTAACGGGGCTTATCTGGACGCCATAAATGAAATAGATAAAATCATTTATGCTACTGAAGGAGTCGAGGGACTTTCCAATCAAAACGCCATAGCCCAAATATGGAAAGTATATACCTATCATCGTCTTACCGATTTATACGGTATGGTGCCTTATACCGAAGCTACTACAGCATTCAGCGAAGCAAACTACAGCCCGGTGTACGATACCCAGGAAGCCATTTACATGGATATGCTTAATACACTACAAAGTGCTTCTGGTTCTTTAGATGCTAACCAACCAAGTTTTGGTAACGGGGATTTAATTTATAACGGCAATGTAGACCAGTGGAGCAGATTTGCGAATTCTTTAATGCTACGATTAGCGATGCGTTTAACCAAAGTGAATCCTACCCTTGCCGAAGAGTGGGCACAAAAAGCCATATCAGCCGGCATAATAGCAGAACCTTCAAATAATGCCATTATCGATTATCCTGGTGGGCAGGTGATCAATTCAAATCCTATTGCTTTTCAATTAAGGAACAACAACTATAGCGAATCTAACCAGGGAAGCAGTAACACAGAAGGTGGTAAATTTGCTGATACCTTTATCAGCTACCTGAAAGAAAATAATGATCCAAGGCTAAGTTCCTTTGCTGCCGTATGGGTTAATGGCTCCCAAAAAACTGATCCGGAGTTACAACAGGGAATGCCTAACGGCCTTGTAAACCGTCCAGAAAACTTTCCAGGACTTTCAGAGCCTAATCTTAACACCCTTTTATCGCTTAACTCTTCTTTAATGGTACTGGGAAGTGCTGAAATGAACCTGCTCCTGGCTGAGGCTTCAGCAAGAGGATGGACATCTGGAGATGCCCAATCTTATTATCTGGAAGGTATTAGAGATGCGATGAACAGCCTGGAAGGCTTATATGGAAATGAGGCTGCTGTTTCAGAAGAAGAGGTCAACACCTATATCGCTTCTCAAAGTTTAACGGGAAGCCTTGAAGAACAAATGGAAACAATTCATACTCAATTTTGGGTTTCTGTTTTTCCTGATGAGATTGAAGTATACTCTAATTGGAGAAGAACAGGTTACCCTGAGTTAACACCGGTAAATGTAACCGGAAACCTTACCGGTGGGACGATACCAAGAAGACTTACTTATCCGCCTAGTGAAATTAGTGTAAACACTGAAAATTATGAGGCGGCAGTTAGTCAACAGGGATTAGACCTGTTTACAACCAGAGTATGGTGGGACGTAGAACAATAA
- a CDS encoding SusC/RagA family TonB-linked outer membrane protein — translation MKKLLKHERYFQRLTSNLKMKLSLLFLFTSLFTIQARVSYSQGDKISVKVENQRLEKVLSFIEKTSDYNFVYKVNEIDLLRPVSLNVTKEKIENVLQLIFKNDSISYQIFDNQIILKKKPSVKKIPRRTAKTTNYQQLVKGTIVDDQGMPLPGINVVEKGTNNGSSTNFDGVYEIEVGENAILVFSGIGFKKQEITVNGQTTINATLQNDTEQLENVVVTALGIKKEERALTYAVTEVDGDGFTQAKEVNLADALSGKIAGVSVSNLTTGAGGSSRVTIRGNTSLSGDNQPLYVINGMPMDNTTLGGSASTSAGGFNIDHGDGTGGINPDDIETISVLKGATAAALYGSRASNGAIIITTKKGSFNSGIGIEFNSSFTVDSPMDFTDWQYEYGQGNGGQRPLNQSNAITWGRRNWGERINGQPFVAFDGIERPYVAQKNNIDHFYENGTTFINTIALSGGSEKTSYRFSISDTDTKGVVPNNSFNRRIFSLNLNSTIGERLDIEGLVQFNRSKSYNRSSAGDATGNPNWVNMLANTVDVRWLDPGYDENGYEIEWNETPYASNPYFVANKFKNEGIRDRYLGQVSLNYRLLDNLSVRGSVSRDYTSFDFTAILPTGTLYTNNAAGEYHGFDLTVSETNSMLTVNYNEDLTEDINLGVMAGGNIRKYQNEQTNYDGRQFIIPFFYSFTNLQTSTTIPSNQHLTTNSIFGSLDLSYKNYLYLNATAREDWFSTLTASNGADSDNSILYPSVGAGFVFSEVINKPDWFSYGKIRSSWAQVGGGLPDPYTLNESYTMIPSSGEPLQQVTQVGGQRLLANANLRPYTSTTFEIGLEARLFNNRLGFDVAVYDKTTTDDIVNAQIPVTTGYEYTYFNVGEVENQGIEVAVNGTPVKNDNFSWDINYNMAYNKNEVKQLAEGLNTISVANSVGNWAEIHHEVGQAFGVIKGYSMLRDDEGNIVFDSNSGFPMRSELKKIGNSVAPLSMGLSNRFKYKNFALDVLLDGKFGNDIFSVLNVYATRFGLSKRTLEGRENGLVLEGVDQNGDPYTNTIPSTDIRSYYQNLKNYSDHFIYDGSFVKLRQVVLSYNIPVEKISLFKLQSASLSFIARNLFVLYSKTDNFDPESAYTNSNAQGFESFALPRTRSYGLNLKFKF, via the coding sequence ATGAAAAAACTTCTGAAGCATGAAAGATATTTTCAGCGACTAACCAGCAACTTAAAAATGAAACTGAGTCTTCTTTTTCTTTTTACTTCTCTCTTTACGATACAGGCCCGTGTGTCTTACTCTCAGGGCGATAAAATTTCTGTAAAAGTTGAAAATCAACGACTGGAAAAAGTATTAAGTTTTATTGAAAAAACGTCAGATTACAACTTTGTTTATAAAGTCAATGAGATAGATCTGTTAAGACCTGTTTCTTTGAATGTTACTAAAGAAAAGATTGAGAATGTACTACAACTTATCTTTAAAAATGATAGTATTTCTTACCAAATCTTCGACAACCAGATCATTTTAAAGAAAAAACCTTCAGTTAAAAAGATCCCTCGAAGAACTGCAAAAACCACAAATTACCAGCAGCTGGTAAAAGGTACTATTGTAGATGACCAAGGAATGCCACTACCGGGAATTAATGTAGTAGAAAAAGGAACCAACAATGGTAGTTCTACGAATTTTGATGGCGTCTACGAAATTGAAGTGGGTGAAAATGCCATATTAGTATTTTCTGGAATAGGTTTTAAAAAACAGGAAATCACGGTAAACGGCCAAACGACTATAAATGCAACCTTGCAAAATGATACCGAGCAATTAGAAAATGTTGTGGTTACCGCTCTGGGAATTAAAAAAGAAGAAAGAGCTCTTACCTATGCCGTAACCGAAGTAGACGGGGATGGCTTTACTCAGGCTAAAGAAGTAAACTTAGCTGATGCACTTTCTGGTAAAATTGCGGGAGTAAGCGTTTCTAATCTTACAACCGGAGCAGGTGGTTCCAGTAGAGTGACTATTAGGGGAAATACTTCATTATCGGGAGACAACCAGCCGCTTTATGTAATTAATGGAATGCCGATGGATAATACCACTTTAGGAGGCAGCGCCTCTACAAGTGCCGGAGGTTTTAATATAGACCATGGAGATGGTACCGGAGGAATCAACCCGGATGATATAGAAACTATAAGTGTACTTAAAGGAGCAACCGCAGCAGCTCTTTATGGTTCCAGAGCCTCGAACGGCGCCATTATTATTACCACTAAAAAAGGAAGTTTTAATAGCGGAATTGGTATAGAATTTAATTCGAGTTTCACCGTCGATTCTCCAATGGATTTTACCGACTGGCAATATGAGTACGGCCAGGGAAATGGCGGGCAACGTCCCTTAAACCAGTCTAATGCCATTACCTGGGGACGTAGAAACTGGGGAGAACGCATTAACGGGCAACCGTTTGTTGCTTTCGATGGGATAGAAAGACCTTATGTGGCGCAAAAAAATAATATTGACCATTTCTACGAAAACGGTACCACTTTTATCAATACCATTGCGTTAAGCGGCGGGTCAGAAAAAACAAGTTATAGATTCTCTATTTCAGATACCGATACCAAAGGTGTGGTCCCCAATAATAGCTTTAACCGGCGTATTTTTAGTTTAAACCTTAATTCTACCATCGGGGAAAGACTGGATATTGAAGGACTGGTACAATTTAATCGCTCTAAATCTTATAACAGATCCAGCGCCGGGGATGCCACCGGTAACCCTAACTGGGTGAATATGCTGGCCAATACTGTAGATGTACGATGGTTGGATCCAGGCTATGATGAAAATGGTTACGAGATAGAATGGAATGAAACCCCTTATGCTTCTAACCCTTATTTTGTAGCCAATAAATTTAAAAATGAAGGTATTAGAGATCGATATTTAGGACAGGTTTCTTTAAATTATCGCTTACTGGATAATCTTAGTGTGAGAGGATCCGTAAGCAGGGACTATACCAGTTTCGATTTTACCGCCATTCTTCCTACAGGAACACTGTATACCAATAATGCGGCAGGAGAATATCATGGTTTCGATTTAACCGTAAGCGAAACCAATAGTATGCTTACCGTTAATTATAATGAAGATCTTACAGAAGATATCAATCTTGGTGTGATGGCCGGGGGAAATATCAGAAAATATCAAAACGAGCAGACCAACTATGATGGTAGGCAATTTATAATTCCTTTCTTTTATAGTTTTACCAATCTTCAAACCAGCACAACGATTCCTAGTAATCAACACCTTACCACAAACTCCATATTCGGTTCTCTGGACCTTAGTTATAAAAACTATCTATACCTGAATGCCACCGCGAGAGAAGACTGGTTTTCTACATTAACTGCTTCGAACGGAGCTGATAGTGATAATAGTATTTTATATCCTTCTGTAGGTGCCGGTTTTGTTTTCTCTGAAGTTATCAATAAACCAGACTGGTTTAGCTATGGTAAGATAAGATCTTCCTGGGCACAGGTTGGTGGAGGTCTACCCGATCCTTATACCCTTAACGAAAGTTACACTATGATCCCCAGTAGCGGGGAACCGCTACAACAGGTTACTCAGGTTGGCGGGCAACGACTCTTAGCAAATGCAAATCTTAGACCCTATACCTCTACCACTTTTGAAATTGGGTTAGAAGCAAGATTATTCAATAACCGTTTAGGTTTTGACGTAGCAGTTTACGACAAAACAACCACAGATGATATCGTAAATGCTCAGATCCCGGTTACTACAGGTTACGAGTATACCTACTTTAATGTGGGAGAAGTAGAAAACCAGGGAATTGAAGTTGCTGTAAACGGCACGCCGGTAAAGAATGATAATTTCAGCTGGGATATAAATTATAACATGGCCTATAACAAAAATGAAGTAAAGCAGTTAGCAGAAGGCCTAAATACCATTTCCGTAGCAAATTCTGTGGGGAACTGGGCTGAAATTCATCATGAAGTAGGACAAGCTTTTGGAGTGATCAAAGGATATTCTATGCTTAGAGACGATGAAGGTAATATTGTATTCGATTCGAATTCCGGTTTCCCCATGCGAAGTGAACTAAAAAAGATCGGAAACTCAGTTGCTCCTTTATCGATGGGATTAAGCAATCGTTTTAAATATAAAAACTTTGCTTTAGATGTTCTTTTAGATGGTAAATTTGGTAACGATATTTTCTCTGTACTTAACGTATATGCAACCAGGTTTGGATTATCCAAACGTACTTTGGAAGGTAGGGAAAACGGACTTGTACTAGAAGGGGTAGACCAAAACGGCGATCCCTATACCAATACTATCCCATCCACAGATATCAGATCCTACTATCAAAACCTTAAAAACTACTCAGATCACTTTATTTACGATGGTAGTTTTGTGAAATTAAGACAGGTCGTTTTAAGTTATAATATTCCGGTAGAAAAAATTAGCCTTTTCAAATTACAATCGGCTTCCCTGTCTTTTATCGCCAGGAACTTGTTTGTGCTGTATAGCAAGACCGATAACTTCGATCCGGAATCTGCTTATACCAACAGTAATGCTCAGGGATTCGAATCCTTCGCGCTTCCAAGAACAAGAAGTTATGGATTGAATCTTAAGTTTAAATTTTAA